Proteins encoded by one window of Massilia sp. NR 4-1:
- a CDS encoding Ku protein produces the protein MARALWKGAISFGLVHIPVEMHTAVREHDLDLSMLDKRDFSPVGFKRYNKGNGKEVSWENIVKGYEYQDGEYVVLSEEDLRQANVKATQTIDILAFVDAGEVPLIYYDTPYYLAPGRGGDKVYALLRETLRKAGRIAIATVVIRVRQHLCALVAAGDSIIMNTLRYAEEIQDAEDLQLPASGMKAAGISDKELKMALSLVEGMSEPWAPEQYRDTYKEDVLALVKKKIKAKQTKTITMPSKEGAKAPAGNVINLVALLKQSLGAKGGKAASAKDAEDEEEAVPPVSPRRSRQSAPPESRARRARTGSAPAEKERRHK, from the coding sequence ATGGCGCGCGCATTGTGGAAAGGGGCCATCAGCTTTGGCCTGGTGCATATCCCGGTCGAGATGCACACGGCCGTGCGCGAACACGACCTCGATCTGAGCATGCTGGACAAGCGCGATTTTTCCCCGGTCGGCTTCAAACGCTATAACAAGGGCAATGGCAAGGAAGTCAGCTGGGAGAATATCGTCAAGGGCTATGAATACCAGGACGGCGAGTATGTGGTGCTGTCGGAGGAAGACCTGCGCCAGGCCAATGTGAAGGCCACGCAGACCATCGATATCCTGGCCTTCGTCGATGCCGGCGAGGTGCCGCTGATCTATTACGACACGCCCTACTATCTCGCGCCGGGACGCGGCGGCGACAAGGTGTACGCCCTGCTGCGCGAAACCCTGCGCAAGGCCGGCAGGATCGCCATCGCCACGGTGGTGATCCGCGTGCGCCAGCATCTGTGCGCGCTGGTGGCGGCGGGCGACAGCATCATCATGAATACCTTGCGCTATGCTGAAGAGATCCAGGATGCCGAAGATCTGCAGCTGCCCGCCAGCGGCATGAAGGCGGCCGGCATCAGCGACAAGGAATTGAAAATGGCCCTGTCGCTGGTGGAAGGCATGAGCGAGCCATGGGCGCCAGAGCAGTATCGCGACACCTACAAGGAGGATGTGCTGGCCCTGGTGAAGAAGAAGATCAAGGCCAAACAGACCAAGACCATCACCATGCCGTCCAAGGAAGGCGCCAAAGCGCCTGCCGGCAATGTGATCAATCTGGTGGCCTTGCTCAAGCAGAGCCTGGGCGCGAAAGGCGGCAAGGCCGCCAGCGCAAAGGACGCGGAAGACGAGGAAGAGGCCGTGCCGCCTGTCAGTCCTCGCCGCTCGCGGCAAAGCGCTCCGCCAGAAAGTCGAGCAAGGCGCGCACGGACGGGATCAGCCCCCGCCGAGAAGGAAAGGCGGCATAAATG